In Drosophila santomea strain STO CAGO 1482 chromosome 3L, Prin_Dsan_1.1, whole genome shotgun sequence, a single window of DNA contains:
- the LOC120450157 gene encoding mediator of RNA polymerase II transcription subunit 13 isoform X3 encodes MTHQNHQTNGASLEDCHTNFYALTDLCGIKWRKFVNGERPNASSDPLADPILRSYSRCIQADMLCVWRRVQSTKTDNADPNALNFEMTTSTKVHPPLSLAAAKELWIFWYGEEPDLSELVDAELLRVAANQALWNGTWKGALTYECRSLLFKALHNLMERFVLTKDIVRFGKWFVQPCTSSDRLFGRSSQHLSFSFTFFVHGDTVCASIDLREHPAVRPLTKEHLAEAAAAFAATSSPPGSNGSTATAGGAVPNPGQDPNGAGMEALDGGEGAAKAAPPPHARKVMLAPFGIAGILTGNSYKASDPIAEKILEDWASFFPLCNKDNTDVPPVVEVVSGGHKMYHPTNYVLVTDLDDMEHMEFVEMQKMQSPVGGAAADVPVLASLSCPPGAAVAPPAMGAAPSATAVPLGPASLNAPAGAGVGATASSAAKEISRKAAPQAVSALERLAFQPYYDQRPTSGFTFNTNNTHIPASAAVEMPERTWQDCVMNTLHVDAAAAAAAVASSTTASGTVSSSADGDENELNKPPQQDSKQLVQQQIQQQQQQQRQKLWNFVDPMQKAPCICTKNLGNTPHGTPHGGASTYSRNSLGGDSSMPVASVESPATPAPSPHPNSAHSQPTSVPPAEQVSESDDPKTNVLTPSQLVSLTRCPSLSTSQLLNMSPHAPTSVSNLQQPPTPIDHLLDKNTPAPTPTDQHDNKSITASPYVHQTPSVEPPSYTDHAAGGGAAGGQGIGTGPGSVPAQQPATPTAATSAGGAGSGGPSNAIGGNGMGTISVKKLEMQQHTPLAAMAIKQEPGAQGRGVGGVTSTTEALNNFKRLYNPPKLTLKDPDSFYDEEWLKEVIYDFQYQEYWDYSTVKRPKMEKQRRPRYAKNLYEGQTHVKPVMPSPGSVYGSQLLSLDESAGSAGAGGVGQAAGSSGGGLVGIANSTASGSDVEADGSSFFQGLNIKTEPGLHSPSCKETSKSSGGNSSGGGSGSGGNLFTAEGLNPSLNDLEQLFETSSNDECSSVQIHTPPDSNNPSNGGCSAVTNTIEDLKRSTAVASAAVAAAAAAAASGAGNIQAEDLTKMFPTPPSHEQQHPNSSPCQTDVVMTDLSVDTTTTNITSSITTTCNTTITSSINTTTTGCSNPSNSIMLASVEAPVTVVAIQTVSKMVKQEYNLELGSPMEEPIDDWDYVYRAPQQEKFVGSTRYAPLTNLPSQTQPPLTLPTGCFYQPTWSSHKSRAATLAKAAAAQQQQHQKHQALQQRIQLHQQKLQQLQLQNQQQQQAAAAAAAAAAGGVGHQKHQHQHLHDLLSAAPRTPLTPSTVPQPLSSGGSQYLLNQLNCPQAPPGASMQQLMHRAGMSPISPGPGIGPYAARSSPMSRATPTHPPPPYPYDLAVASPATSTSSYLNRPLHSQEHPHMHGMGGGAAGGVGHGTGAGGHMGMIPYTGDAGIASGGTTMTAGSSTLLQELPEVNSVLVNILLYDTALNVFRDHNFDSSSVCVCNADTQKIGNIRGADSGVYVPLPGVSFNPFPSGAGGAAAGQRMLNGPSSAGFGGMRMISAFGGSPASASMPGAGSGHGHGPNGGSNSSSCTPPSSNPHITGYVDDDPVECTCGFSAVVNRRLSHRAGLFYEDEVEITGIADDPGRNKQPTLLSIIQSLSRKNQIKQGPGEPSSALEKIGAGGLPSGQLEQLAHAVFDLLLDQCSIIQTSSSSVHRALQSHRRRMSRQRRIFGTNGAPTASLASIANVLEFMDAHDVISLALEQSRLAFENQRMDNMMDFHGNGSSSSHQQQQLTAFHAPPAALRHKLAGIGAGRLTVHKWPYLPVGFTRSNKEIVRTMNAIQPMLQNAFHCKSRGGSGSKDASSYNTVSGPLTWRQFHRLAGRASGQCEPQPIPSVVVGYEKDWISVAPHSIHYWDKFLLEPYSYARDVVYVVVCPDNEHVVSCTRSYFRELSSTYEMCKLGKHTPIRGWEGFLQVGAARNNVPADRETTPLDDWLRTLEHAALAEQIRRYAVAFIHQLAPYLSRVPNDKTLLNPPDGTGNSHTKGGSSSSSNSSSVSGLPGGDLSTDNIKLEPGTEPQVQPMETNEIKQEPGVGKGVTAAGDTKPALILGDPLGMGETLEDINPSAIVLYVVNPFTFASDSCELERLALIALLRCYAELLKAVPDSVRSQMNIQIISLESVMELGPCGNRKRFSDEIRCLALNIFSQCRRHLVHAQSVKSLTGFGTAANMEAFLKTKDEPNRRAYKMYTAPFVLAPMHERNDKTDFSRSAGSMHGQNEHRYSVMYCNYCLSEDQAWLLATATDERGEMLEKICINIDVPNRARRRKAPARYVALRKLMDFIMGIISQTSQMWRLVIGRIGRIGHSELKSWSFLLSKQQLQKASKQFKDMCKQCTLMYPPTILSACLVTLEPDAKLRVMPDQFTPDERFSQISMQNPLATPQDVTCTHILVFPTSAVCAPFTRQFQNEPQVDDDFLTFEEEGNEDFSDADIGDLFWETHMDRVSNHGSPGRMDDNRSWQSAGGNNFKCTPPQEVEEVGSLNQQPISVGYMVSTAPTGRMPAWFWSACPHLEDVCPVFLKTALHLHVPSIQSADDILNSTNAHQSANDHPLDSILTADVLRFVLEGYNALSWLALDSNTHDRLSCLPINVQTLMDLYYLTAAIA; translated from the exons ATGACGCATCAAAATCATCAGACAAACGGTGCAAGTTTGGAGGATTGCCACACAAACTTTTATGCCTTG ACTGATTTATGTGGAATAAAGTGGCGGAAGTTCGTTAACGGGGAGCGACCGAACGCATCGAGCGATCCTCTGGCAGACCCGATCCTGCGCTCCTATTCGCGATGCATCCAGGCGGACATGCTGTGCGTGTGGAGGAGGGTCCAATCCACGAAGACGGACAACGCCGACCCGAATGCCTTAAACTTCGAGATGACCACGTCGACCAAGGTCCACCCGCCCCTTTCGCTGGCCGCCGCCAAAGAGCTCTGGATCTTCTGGTACGGCGAGGAGCCCGATCTCAGTGAACTGGTCGATGCCGAGCTGCTCCGAGTGGCGG CCAACCAAGCGCTGTGGAATGGCACCTGGAAAGGAGCTCTCACCTACGAGTGCCGATCGCTGCTCTTTAAGGCGCTGCACAATCTCATGGAGAG ATTCGTGCTTACCAAGGACATTGTCCGCTTTGGAAAATGGTTTGTGCAGCCCTGCACCTCCAGCGATCGCCTCTTTGGACGCAG CTCCCAGCACTTGTCCTTCTCATTTACGTTCTTTGTGCACGGCGACACCGTTTGTGCCTCCATAGATTTGCGCGAGCATCCCGCCGTGCGTCCGCTGACCAAGGAGCATTTGGCCGAAGCTGCGGCAGCCTTTGCAGCGACCAGTTCTCCGCCAGGTTCAAATGGATCTACCGCGACAGCAGGCGGAGCAGTGCCTAATCCTGGTCAGGATCCAAATGGAGCCGGCATGGAGGCACTGGACGGCGGAGAAGGAGCGGCCAAGGCAGCGCCACCACCGCACGCGCGTAAGGTGATGCTGGCGCCCTTTGGAATTGCGGGCATACTCACCGGCAATAGTTATAAGGCCAGCGATCCCATAGCCGAGAAGATCCTCGAGGATTGGGCCTCGTTTTTTCCGCTGTGCAATAAGGACAACACGGACGTGCCACCCGTGGTGGAAGTGGTGTCGG GTGGTCATAAGATGTATCATCCCACGAACTACGTACTAGTCACAGACCTGGACGACATGGAGCACATGGAGTTCGTCGAGATGCAGAAGATGCAAAGCCCAGTGGGTGGAGCGGCGGCTGATGTACCTGTTCTGGCCTCGCTTTCCTGCCCACCTGGAGCAGCCGTTGCTCCTCCAGCAATGGGCGCAGCTCCATCTGCAACAGCGGTTCCCTTGGGTCCAGCTTCCCTCAATGctccagcaggagcaggagttgGAGCTACTGCATCTTCTGCCGCCAAAGAGATATCCCGCAAGGCAGCTCCACAAGCGGTCAGCGCCCTGGAACGTCTCGCCTTCCAACCCTACTATGATCAAAGGCCCACCTCGGGCTTCACCTTCAATACCAACAATACTCACATACCCGCCTCGGCTGCCGTGGAAATGCCGGAACGAACCTGGCAGGATTGCGTGATGAACACGCTTCATGTGGatgcagcagcggcggcagcagcagttgctTCTTCTACTACCGCCTCGGGAACTGTGTCATCATCTGCGGATGGCGACGAGAATGAGCTAAATAAACCGCCGCAGCAGGACTCAAAGCAACTGGTGCAGCAGCAGattcagcagcaacagcagcagcaacgtcAAAAGCTCTGGAACTTTGTGGATCCCATGCAGAAGGCACCCTGCATATGCACCAA AAATCTGGGGAATACACCTCATGGAACACCACATGGCGGAGCTTCGACGTACTCCCGCAATTCCTTGGGTGGCGATTCATCGATGCCGGTGGCCTCCGTGGAATCACCGGCAACGCCAGCTCCCTCTCCGCATCCGAATTCGGCGCATTCGCAACCGACATCCGTGCCGCCAGCTGAGCAAGTGAGTGAAAGTGACGACCCAAAAACAAATGTGCTGACCCCTAGCCAACTTGTTTCACTAACACGATGTCCATCTCTGTCCACTTCACAGCTGCTCAATATGAGTCCTCATGCGCCAACTTCCGTTTCCAATCTGCAACAGCCGCCGACGCCTATAGACCACCTGCTAGACAAGAATACACCGGCTCCCACGCCAACTGACCAGCACGACAACAAGAGCATTACGGCCTCGCCTTATGTTCATCAGACGCCCAGCGTAGAGCCGCCCTCCTATACGGATCATGCGgccggcggaggagcagctggtggGCAAGGCATTGGTACGGGTCCAGGAAGTGTGCCCGCCCAGCaaccggccacgcccacggcagcaacatcagctgGCGGCGCCGGATCTGGCGGACCTTCAAATGCAATTGGAGGGAATGGAATGGGCACTATAAGTGTCAAGAAGCTTGAGATGCAGCAGCATACTCCATTGGCGGCTATGGCCATCAAGCAGGAACCTGGTGCTCAAGGTCGGGGGGTCGGAGGTGTTACCTCCACCACGGAGGCCTTGAACAACTTTAAGCGACTGTACAACCCGCCAAAGCTGACGTTAAAGGATCCGGACAGCTTCTACGACGAGGAGTGGCTTAAGGAGGTCATCTACGACTTTCAGTACCAGGAATACTG GGACTATAGCACGGTGAAACGtccgaaaatggaaaagcaacGGCGACCTAGGTATGCCAAGAACCTCTACGAAGGGCAAACCCACGTGAAGCCCGTGATGCCTTCGCCAGGATCCGTTTATGGCTCGCAGTTGCTCTCTTTGGATGAATCAGCAGGCTCAGCAGGAGCAGGCGGTGTAGGACAGGCGGCTGGCAGCTCCGGCGGAGGACTAGTGGGCATTGCCAACAGTACTGCCAGTGGCAGTGATGTAGAAGCCGATGGCAGCAGCTTCTTCCAGGGATTGAATATTAAGACAGAGCCCGGATTGCATTCCCCCTCTTGCAAGGAAACGTCGAAATCTTCTggcggcaacagcagcggtGGAGGAAGTGGTAGCGGGGGTAATCTCTTCACAGCTGAAGGTTTGAATCCCTCTCTCAATGATCTGGAGCAGTTGTTTGAAACGAGCTCGAACGACGAGTGCAGCAGCGTGCAAATCCACACACCGCCCGATTCTAATAACCCCTCGAATGGTGGCTGCAGTGCTGTGACCAATACGATTGAAGACCTCAAACGGAGCACAGCAGTGGCCAGTGCGGCcgtggcagcggcagcagcagctgcggcCTCAGGAGCGGGCAATATTCAGGCGGAGGATCTTACTAAGATGTTTCCTACACCACCCTCTCACGAACAGCAGCACCCGAACTCGAGTCCCTGCCAAACGGACGTGGTCATGACGGATCTCAGTGTGGACACCACCACAACCAATATAACCAGTAGTATCACCACGACCTGCAACACCACTATCACGAGTAGTATCAACACCACCACAACAGGCTGTAGCAACCCTAGCAACAGTATTATGCTGGCTTCCGTTGAAGCGCCCGTCACCGTGGTGGCCATTCAGACTGTCTCCAAGATGGTGAAGCAGGAATATAACCTGGAACTGGGTAGCCCTATGGAAGAGCCCATTGATGACTGGGACTATGTGTACCGAGCACCGCAACAGGAGAAGTTTGTAGGCTCCACGCGATATGCTCCATTGACCAACCTGCCCAGTCAAACACAGCCGCCGCTCACTCTGCCTACGGGATGCTTCTATCAACCCACCTGGAGTAGTCACAAATCAAGAGCAGCTACATTGGCTAAAGCAGCGGCAgctcaacagcagcagcatcagaaACATCAGGCCCTTCAGCAGCGCATCCAATTGCATCAGCAGAAACTacagcagctccagctccagaatcagcagcaacaacaagctgctgccgcagcagcagcggcggcagcgggAGGAGTTGGCCACCAGAAgcaccagcatcagcatctTCATGATCTCCTGTCAGCGGCGCCGAGGACACCATTAACGCCCTCCACTGTTCCTCAACCGTTGAGCAGTGGTGGCAGTCAGTATTTGCTGAATCAGTTGAACTGCCCACAAGCACCACCTGGGGCATCCATGCAGCAGCTTATGCACCGAGCGGGGATGTCACCAATTTCCCCGGGACCCGGAATAGGTCCGTATGCCGCCAGAAGTAGTCCAATGTCGAGGGCAACTCCTACGCATCCGCCACCGCCATATCCCTATGACTTGGCTGTGGCTAGTCCCGCTACCTCCACATCGTCGTACTTGAACCGGCCGCTTCACTCGCAGGAGCATCCACACATGCATGGTATGGGCGGCGGAGCAGCGGGAGGTGTGGGTCACGGAACAGGAGCTGGCGGCCACATGGGTATGATACCTTACACTGGCGATGCGGGCATTGCCAGTGGTGGAACAACGATGACAGCCGGATCCTCGACCCTGCTTCAGGAATTACCAGAAGTAAATTCTGTCCTAGTTAACATACTGCTTTACGATACCGCCTTGAATGTCTTTCGGGATCACAATTTCGATAGtagcagtgtgtgtgtgtgcaatgcGGATACACAAAAGATCGGCAATATTCGCGGAGCTGATTCCGGAGTATATGTACCCCTGCCAGGCGTTAGCTTTAATCCTTTCCCTTCCGGAGCTGGAGGTGCTGCGGCTGGACAGCGAATGCTCAATGGACCCAGTTCCGCCGGTTTTGGCGGCATGCGGATGATCAGTGCCTTTGGGGGTTCGCCAGCCTCAGCCTCGATGCCCGGAGCTGGCTCCGGACATGGCCATGGTCCGAATGGCGGCTCGAACTCGTCGTCTTGCACGCCGCCCAGCAGTAATCCCCATATCACCGGCTATGTGGACGATGATCCCGTGGAATGTACGTGTGGTTTCAGTGCAGTGGTCAATCGAAGACTCTCTCATCGCGCTGGACTCTTTTACGAAGATGAGGTGGAGATCACGGGCATCGCGGATGATCCGGGCAGGAACAAGCAGCCTACATTGCTCAGTATCATCCAGAGTCTTAGCAGGAAAAACCAAATCAAGCAGGGACCTGGAGAACCGAGCTCTGCCTTGGAAAAAATCGGAGCGGGTGGATTGCCTAGTGGTCAACTGGAGCAATTGGCTCATGCTGTATTTGACCTGCTATTGGATCAGTGCTCTATTATTCAAACATCTAGTAGTTCGGTGCACAGAGCTCTTCAGTCCCATCGGAGGCGAATGTCCCGTCAACGAAGGATCTTCGGCACCAATGGAGCACCTACTGCTTCACTGGCATCAATTGCAAATGTTCTAGAGTTTATGGATGCACACGACGTTATAAGTTTGGCTCTGGAGCAGTCGAGATTGGCATTCGAAAACCAACGTATGGACAACATGATGGACTTCCATGGAAATGGTAGCAGTAGCTctcatcagcaacagcaactcaCAGCTTTTCATGCACCACCAGCTGCTTTGCGTCACAAGCTAGCGGGTATTGGTGCTGGTCGGTTGACAGTCCACAAGTGGCCATATCTTCCCGTCGGTTTCACCCGTAGCAATAAGGAGATTGTACGCACCATGAATGCTATACAGCCGATGCTGCAGAATGCATTCCATTGCAAATCGAGGGGCGGTTCAGGTTCCAAGGATGCCAGTTCGTACAACACGGTGAGTGGACCGCTAACCTGGCGCCAATTCCATCGCCTGGCAGGCCGTGCATCCGGACAATGTGAGCCCCAACCGATACCATCCGTGGTGGTGGGCTACGAGAAAGATTGGATCTCGGTGGCACCGCACTCTATCCATTATTGGGATAAGTTTCTCCTGGAACCGTACTCTTATGCCCGGGATGTTGTCTACGTGGTGGTGTGTCCCGACAACGAGCATGTGGTGAGTTGCACTCGCAGCTATTTCCGGGAACTAAGCAGCACCTACGAGATGTGCAAGCTGGGAAAACACACGCCCATTCGAGGATGGGAAGGCTTCCTTCAGGTAGGCGCTGCTCGCAACAACGTGCCCGCGGATCGGGAAACGACCCCTTTAGATGATTGGCTGCGTACCCTGGAGCACGCTGCTCTGGCGGAGCAAATTCGTCGGTATGCAGTTGCCTTTATTCACCAGTTGGCTCCATATCTGAGTCGAGTGCCAAATGATAAAACGCTGTTGAATCCACCAGATGGCACTGGGAACTCGCACACCAAAGGAGGCAGCTCTTCCTCCTCGAATAGCTCTTCAGTCAGCGGATTACCTGGCGGGGACTTAAGCACTGATAATATCAAGCTGGAGCCGGGTACAGAACCTCAAGTACAACCGATGGAGACCAACGAAATAAAACAGGAACCCGGAGTGGGAAAAGGAGTCACTGCAGCAGGTGATACCAAACCCGCTTTGATCCTTGGAGATCCATTGGGAATGGGTGAGACTTTGGAGGACATCAACCCGTCAGCCATTGTCCTTTATGTGGTCAATCCGTTCACTTTCGCCTCGGATAGCTGCGAATTGGAGCGTTTGGCTTTGATTGCTCTGCTTCGTTGCTATGCGGAACTGCTGAAAGCAGTTCCTGATTCAGTGCGATCGCAGATGAACATACAGATTATATCGCTAGAATCGGTAATGGAACTGGGACCGTGCGGCAATCGAAAGCGTTTCTCGGACGAGATTAGGTGCCTTGCTCTTAATATATTTTCGCAGTGCCGGCGGCATCTGGTGCATGCCCAATCCGTAAAAAGTCTCACTGGCTTTGGAACGGCGGCTAATATGGAGGCGTTTCTCAAGACAAAGGATGAACCCAATCGCCGGGCTTACAAAATGTACACGGCTCCTTTTGTTCTTGCACCCATGCACGAGAGGAATGACAAAACGGACTTCTCCAGATCAGCGGGAAGTATGCATGGTCAGAATGAACATCGTTATTCGGTGATGTATTGCAATTACTGCCTGAGCGAGGATCAGGCTTGGCTTTTGGCCACCGCCACTGATGAAAGGGGCGAGATGCTGGAGAAGATCTGCATTAATATTGATGTGCCAAATCGTGCACGGAGAAGAAAAGCTCCTGCTCGCTATGTGGCCCTAAGGAAATTGATGGACTTCATCATGGGAATCATCTCGCAGACATCGCAAATGTGGCGTTTGGTGATCGGCCGCATTGGAAGGATCGGACACAGTGAACTAAAGTCGTGGAGTTTTTTGCTCAGCAAGCAACAGCTGCAAAAGGCATCCAAGCAATTTAAGGATATGTGTAAACAATGTACATTGATGTATCCACCCACAATCCTGAGTGCTTGTCTTGTGACCCTGGAGCCGGATGCCAAGCTGCGCGTGATGCCCGATCAGTTTACACCAGATGAGCGCTTCTCACAGATTTCAATGCAGAACCCGTTAGCTACTCCACAGGACGTGACCTGCACCCACATCCTGGTCTTTCCCACTAGCGCCGTCTGTGCG CCCTTTACGCGCCAGTTCCAAAATGAGCCGCAAGTAGATGACGACTTCCTAACCTTCGAGGAAGAGGGCAACGAGGACTTTAGCGATGCGGACATTGGAGATCTGTTCTGGGAAA CTCACATGGACAGAGTTTCCAATCATGGTAGTCCGGGTCGCATGGATGACAATCGGAGTTGGCAGAGCGCAGGCGGTAACAACTTCAAATGCACGCCGCCCCAGGAAGTAGAGGAG GTTGGTTCACTTAACCAGCAGCCAATATCAGTGGGTTACATGGTGTCCACGGCGCCAACCGGTCGCATGCCCGCTTGGTTCTGGTCCGCTTGTCCGCATCTAGAAGATGTTTGCCCCGTGTTTCTGAAGACAGCCCTACATCTCCATGTGCCCAGTATACAGTCTGCCGATGATATTCTCAACTCGACCAATGCACATCAGTCAGCCAACGATCATCCGCTAGACTCCATTCTCACAGCGGATGTTCTGCGCTTCGTCCTCGAGGGATACAATGCCCTTTCCTGGCTGGCGCTCGACTCCAACACACACGATCGACTCTCCTGTCTACCCATAAATGTTCAGACGCTAATGGATCTGTACTATCTGACGGCTGCCATAGCCTAA